One window from the genome of Sulfuricurvum sp. IAE1 encodes:
- a CDS encoding ankyrin repeat domain-containing protein encodes MEQWIELLKANNYLGIKQYLKNGANPNDEEENGESVICFAMRYHCDEEIIELLADSGADLFHTDHEGVSVFDVAVTYNNLPLIERLIREGFDVNRPTRNSGFTPLMGAVCYGRTEIIRKLLEMGVDVSARDRHGLSALDFARKMHKKSILALLEGGTNGTD; translated from the coding sequence ATGGAACAGTGGATCGAACTTTTAAAAGCCAACAATTATCTCGGGATCAAACAATATCTCAAAAACGGTGCCAATCCCAACGATGAGGAAGAGAACGGGGAATCGGTGATCTGTTTTGCGATGCGGTACCACTGCGACGAAGAGATCATCGAACTGCTCGCAGACAGCGGAGCCGATCTTTTTCATACCGATCATGAAGGGGTCAGCGTTTTTGACGTTGCGGTAACCTACAATAATCTTCCGCTGATCGAGCGGCTGATTCGAGAGGGGTTTGACGTTAACCGTCCCACCCGCAACAGCGGGTTTACCCCGCTCATGGGCGCGGTGTGTTACGGGCGCACGGAGATCATACGCAAACTCCTGGAGATGGGCGTTGATGTCAGCGCGCGTGACCGCCATGGGCTCAGTGCACTCGATTTTGCCCGTAAAATGCATAAAAAATCGATTTTAGCCCTTTTGGAAGGAGGAACGAATGGAACAGATTAA
- a CDS encoding tetrahydrodipicolinate N-succinyltransferase N-terminal domain-containing protein, whose product MEVLETEAAFKACVQEIQSAAGYKNPLAFGICRVDLGQLNSDKVLQATYPHINWNENFGSAAIFIKNAREQGFEIDFTADEVIVPVTLKFLEGCLNAFTPYADEAYGDAHKNIQVVSTLYSLIKENGMRDGEFRLVILFNDVPCTSVEGTYLKLYALSLAKVPLRSINLNGAFGALHNVAWSEGQPIELEWLRANEIELKFANEYPKIDFVDKFPRFLQHIIPANNTRILDDSKVRFGAQLHPGTTIMPGASYVNFNAGTTGVSMVEGRISSSAVVGDGSDVGGGASILGVLSGTDGIPVTIGKNTLLGANSVTGIALGDGCIVDAGIAVLAGTKFAVTAEELAKINEANPSAKLSGTSFKGKDLVGLNGIHYRQDSTTGQLMIRRSTREVKLNADLH is encoded by the coding sequence ATGGAAGTTTTAGAGACAGAAGCGGCATTTAAAGCGTGCGTACAGGAGATTCAAAGCGCAGCAGGGTACAAAAACCCCCTGGCGTTCGGGATCTGCCGCGTCGATTTGGGTCAGCTCAACAGTGATAAAGTCCTTCAGGCGACCTATCCGCATATCAACTGGAACGAAAACTTCGGCAGTGCCGCCATTTTTATTAAAAACGCCCGGGAACAGGGATTTGAGATCGATTTCACCGCGGATGAAGTGATTGTTCCTGTTACCCTGAAATTCCTGGAAGGGTGTCTGAACGCGTTTACTCCCTATGCAGACGAGGCATACGGCGACGCCCATAAAAATATTCAGGTCGTTTCGACGCTCTATTCCCTGATCAAAGAAAACGGCATGCGTGACGGCGAGTTCCGTCTGGTCATTTTGTTTAACGACGTGCCATGTACGAGCGTCGAGGGGACGTACCTCAAACTCTACGCCCTGTCGCTGGCGAAGGTTCCGCTGCGTTCGATTAATCTGAACGGTGCGTTTGGGGCCCTGCATAATGTTGCCTGGTCCGAAGGGCAGCCGATCGAACTCGAATGGCTCCGTGCGAACGAAATCGAACTCAAATTCGCCAACGAGTATCCGAAAATCGACTTCGTTGATAAATTCCCCCGCTTTTTGCAGCATATCATTCCGGCCAACAACACCCGCATCCTTGACGACTCTAAAGTCCGTTTCGGCGCACAGCTCCACCCTGGTACGACGATCATGCCCGGAGCGAGTTACGTGAACTTCAATGCCGGTACAACCGGCGTCAGCATGGTAGAAGGACGCATCTCGAGCTCAGCCGTCGTCGGTGACGGCTCCGACGTCGGCGGCGGCGCGTCGATTCTGGGTGTCCTCAGCGGCACTGACGGTATCCCCGTCACTATCGGCAAAAATACCCTGTTGGGAGCCAACTCTGTCACCGGTATCGCTTTGGGAGACGGATGTATCGTCGATGCGGGAATTGCCGTACTGGCCGGAACGAAATTTGCGGTCACCGCAGAAGAGCTTGCCAAAATCAATGAAGCCAATCCTTCCGCAAAACTCAGCGGCACTTCGTTCAAAGGGAAAGACCTGGTGGGGCTCAACGGTATCCACTACCGCCAGGATTCGACAACGGGTCAACTGATGATCCGTCGTTCGACGCGTGAAGTTAAACTCAACGCAGACCTTCACTGA